The following coding sequences are from one Lipingzhangella halophila window:
- a CDS encoding class I SAM-dependent methyltransferase: MLAGSKVGNARFPRVHAYPQGPGQTSPVVVDVCLRGFPHAERILDLGGGHGEHAREFARRGRRPTVQDLTRVVDEARTRNDLQEEGVELFAGDLATTLAPGPFDLVFCSTVTNMAAADGRQPGRRCGDRQLHARPRPGVGGLRAPDAGVDRRR; this comes from the coding sequence ATGTTGGCCGGAAGCAAAGTAGGTAACGCACGTTTTCCACGGGTGCACGCGTACCCCCAGGGTCCAGGTCAGACCTCACCGGTGGTCGTCGACGTGTGCCTGCGCGGTTTCCCGCACGCGGAGCGGATCCTCGATCTTGGGGGTGGCCACGGTGAGCACGCGCGCGAGTTCGCCCGGCGCGGGCGGCGCCCGACAGTGCAGGACCTTACCCGGGTGGTTGACGAGGCGCGGACACGCAACGACCTCCAGGAGGAGGGTGTGGAGCTGTTCGCCGGCGACCTCGCCACGACCCTCGCGCCGGGACCGTTCGACCTCGTGTTCTGCTCAACGGTGACCAACATGGCGGCTGCGGACGGTCGTCAGCCCGGAAGGCGGTGTGGCGATCGTCAGCTACATGCGCGGCCGCGACCAGGTGTCGGCGGGCTTCGGGCTCCAGATGCTGGTGTGGACCGACGTCGGTGA
- a CDS encoding transposase family protein codes for MIEHMCSQPRDGREAASIVFNMPGYDIIDAVDLPLGGRQVVFQAREWDGACPGCGVLSDRVHAWARQHVKDLPCGGDAVEVVVRKPRMVCVKPACPRRTFTQATDELPPRARCSRRLREQLVEAVIDSGRAVGEVAAAFGVAWWTVQNAIDAAAMTLPDAGTVAVRELGIDEHRFARARFFRDPETRSWRRIEPLRVMTL; via the coding sequence GTGATCGAGCATATGTGCTCGCAGCCGCGCGATGGGCGTGAGGCTGCCAGCATCGTCTTCAACATGCCCGGATACGACATCATCGACGCCGTCGACCTGCCCTTGGGCGGCCGACAGGTGGTGTTCCAGGCCCGCGAGTGGGACGGGGCCTGTCCGGGCTGCGGGGTGCTCTCTGACCGGGTCCACGCCTGGGCGCGACAGCACGTCAAGGACCTCCCCTGTGGTGGGGACGCGGTCGAGGTGGTGGTGCGCAAGCCGCGGATGGTCTGCGTCAAGCCGGCCTGCCCGCGCAGAACGTTCACCCAGGCCACCGACGAGCTCCCGCCCCGGGCGCGGTGCTCGCGGCGGCTGCGCGAGCAGCTGGTCGAGGCGGTGATCGACTCCGGCCGTGCCGTCGGCGAGGTCGCCGCCGCCTTCGGCGTGGCCTGGTGGACGGTGCAGAACGCGATCGATGCCGCCGCGATGACCCTGCCCGATGCGGGCACTGTGGCGGTTCGTGAGCTGGGCATCGACGAGCACCGCTTCGCCCGCGCCCGGTTCTTCCGCGACCCGGAGACCCGCTCATGGCGGCGGATCGAGCCGTTGCGGGTCATGACGTTGTAG
- a CDS encoding S9 family peptidase, with amino-acid sequence MTAVPALIPVEDLYAPPTRSRAVLSPDGTRIAYLAPWHGRLNVFLRDADSDWSAPDLEDGSGTPAARRITSETRRNIDRFFWSVDGRHLLFQQDTDGDENWHLHRVDPARPEQPAVDLTPYEGVRLLGAQLSPDRPGTAFVQLNKRRADLIDFFELDLMSGELTPVAESSGDVISWLRVPGRVLAFTIEEGGEHVLSERTGGETRTIARFPRSDILLGVVPAIPTADGMGLWIGSARGSDLTRVARLDLETGEETEVDSHPVFDLDTPRPEVDPRFASSLILHPATGDLLGVRYLGDRQDIHALDPHFAEILPLLTELSDGDLSHVSTDTTGQRWVVEFTHDRDPGVTWFYDHASGKARRLFRPFPHLDPEQLAPVTPVTLTARDSLPLPSHLTLPVGLEPRNLPTVLLVHGGPWYRDSWGYDPEVQLLANRGYAVLQVDFRGSTGYGKAHVEAGIGEFAGRMHDDLIDALDWAIDRGLTDPDRVAIYGCSYGGYAALVGAAFTPDRFAAAISYTGMSDLVDLVEGVVPFARRAVENSYLRHIGDPEIPEQRADMLARSPISRVEDITAPVLLIHGANDVRVHRRNSDRVAEALRDRGREVEYLLNETEGHWFINPESNIELYRRLESFLAKHLGGRSSEAS; translated from the coding sequence ATGACCGCCGTTCCCGCCCTGATCCCTGTCGAGGATCTCTACGCCCCGCCCACCCGCAGCCGCGCCGTGCTTTCGCCGGACGGGACGAGGATCGCCTACCTCGCCCCCTGGCACGGCCGGCTCAACGTGTTCCTCCGTGACGCCGACTCGGACTGGTCCGCACCCGACCTTGAGGACGGCTCGGGAACCCCCGCCGCCCGGCGGATCACCTCCGAGACCCGGCGGAACATCGACCGGTTCTTCTGGAGCGTCGACGGCCGCCACCTCCTGTTCCAGCAGGACACCGACGGCGATGAGAACTGGCATCTCCATCGCGTCGACCCGGCGCGGCCCGAGCAGCCCGCGGTCGACCTGACCCCGTATGAGGGCGTGCGCCTCCTGGGCGCGCAGCTGTCGCCGGACCGGCCCGGAACGGCGTTCGTGCAGCTCAACAAGCGCCGTGCCGACCTGATCGACTTCTTCGAGCTCGACCTCATGAGCGGGGAGCTCACGCCTGTCGCCGAGAGCTCCGGCGACGTGATCTCCTGGCTGCGTGTCCCGGGGCGGGTGCTGGCCTTCACGATCGAGGAGGGCGGCGAGCACGTGCTGTCCGAGCGGACCGGCGGCGAGACGCGAACGATCGCCCGTTTCCCCCGGTCCGACATCCTCTTGGGCGTCGTCCCCGCGATCCCCACCGCGGACGGCATGGGGCTGTGGATCGGGTCCGCGCGCGGCTCGGACCTCACCCGGGTGGCGCGCCTCGACCTGGAGACCGGGGAGGAGACGGAGGTCGACAGCCATCCGGTGTTCGATCTGGACACTCCTCGGCCGGAGGTGGATCCGCGATTCGCCTCGTCACTCATCCTGCATCCGGCCACCGGCGACCTGCTCGGCGTCCGGTACCTCGGCGACCGCCAGGACATCCACGCACTTGATCCGCACTTCGCCGAGATCCTGCCCCTCCTGACCGAGCTCTCGGACGGCGACCTCTCCCACGTCTCCACCGATACGACGGGACAGCGCTGGGTCGTGGAGTTCACGCACGACCGCGACCCGGGCGTCACCTGGTTCTACGACCACGCCTCCGGAAAGGCGCGTCGCCTGTTCCGCCCATTCCCGCATCTCGACCCCGAGCAGCTGGCCCCGGTCACCCCCGTGACCCTCACCGCCCGTGACAGTCTGCCCCTTCCCAGCCACCTCACCCTCCCGGTCGGCCTCGAGCCGCGGAACCTGCCGACGGTGCTGCTCGTACACGGCGGTCCCTGGTACCGCGACAGCTGGGGCTATGACCCGGAGGTGCAGCTGCTCGCCAACCGAGGGTACGCGGTGCTCCAGGTCGACTTCCGCGGCTCCACCGGCTACGGGAAGGCCCACGTCGAGGCGGGGATCGGCGAGTTCGCCGGGCGCATGCACGACGATCTGATCGACGCCCTCGACTGGGCGATCGACCGAGGCCTGACCGACCCGGACCGGGTCGCGATCTACGGCTGCTCCTACGGCGGCTATGCCGCGCTTGTCGGAGCCGCCTTCACCCCCGACCGGTTCGCCGCGGCGATCAGCTACACGGGCATGTCCGACCTCGTCGACCTCGTCGAAGGGGTGGTCCCCTTCGCCCGCCGTGCCGTCGAGAACAGCTACCTGCGCCACATCGGCGACCCCGAGATCCCCGAGCAGAGGGCGGACATGCTCGCCCGCTCCCCGATCAGCCGGGTCGAGGACATCACCGCCCCGGTGCTGCTGATCCACGGCGCCAACGACGTCCGCGTGCACCGGCGCAACTCCGATCGCGTCGCCGAGGCCCTGCGCGACCGCGGCCGCGAGGTCGAGTACCTGCTCAACGAGACCGAGGGGCATTGGTTCATCAACCCCGAGAGCAACATCGAGCTGTACAGGAGGCTCGAGAGCTTCCTGGCGAAGCACCTGGGAGGGCGCTCCTCGGAGGCGTCGTGA
- a CDS encoding MerR family transcriptional regulator, with translation MLSSELADLAGVTVRTLRHYHQIGLLPEPPRTSGDYRQYDVGHLVRLLRITRLTALGVPLSALPEVLDDPTVAEELLDQLDRQAAAEIERLTARRASIDVLRSTGAPPDLPPELSAWQAVPGPGVSEDMVRYEHEQLILIAHLLGEKGAARLSALLDVPEDARAASAALTARFYALDADTPDHEVEALIDEWVEHIRPLVTTTERMSSLDPLAPALLDQLAARTLRPVQHRVVRALQQRVARERPDPHDT, from the coding sequence ATGCTCAGCAGTGAACTCGCCGACCTGGCTGGCGTCACCGTGCGCACGCTGCGCCACTACCACCAGATCGGACTGCTGCCCGAGCCGCCGCGAACATCAGGGGACTACCGGCAGTACGACGTCGGCCACCTCGTGCGCCTCCTGCGGATCACGCGGCTGACGGCGCTGGGTGTCCCCCTGTCCGCCCTCCCCGAGGTGCTGGACGATCCCACGGTGGCCGAGGAGCTGCTCGACCAGCTCGATCGCCAGGCCGCCGCCGAGATCGAGCGGCTCACCGCCCGCCGCGCCAGCATCGACGTGCTGCGCAGCACCGGAGCCCCGCCCGACCTGCCGCCGGAGCTCTCCGCCTGGCAGGCGGTGCCCGGTCCGGGCGTGTCCGAGGACATGGTCAGGTACGAGCACGAGCAGCTCATCCTGATCGCTCACCTGCTCGGGGAGAAGGGCGCGGCAAGACTGTCCGCCCTGCTCGATGTCCCGGAGGACGCCAGGGCGGCCTCCGCCGCGCTGACCGCGCGCTTCTACGCCCTTGACGCCGACACCCCGGACCACGAGGTCGAGGCACTGATCGATGAATGGGTCGAGCACATCCGACCGCTCGTGACGACCACGGAGCGCATGTCGTCCCTCGACCCCCTCGCCCCCGCGCTGCTGGACCAGCTGGCCGCCCGCACCCTCCGCCCGGTGCAGCACCGCGTCGTGCGCGCCCTCCAGCAGCGCGTCGCACGGGAGCGGCCCGACCCGCACGACACTTGA
- a CDS encoding MFS transporter gives MPLVALAYYASHLLSLLGNGIASVALPLIVLQTTGSPLGMSALATATAVPSVVVGLLSGVIIDRINRLTASVVSDVISAAAIAALPLVDMLWGLDLVWFIVLGILGAFGDVPGMTAREVLAPMVARHAGLDLRRVVGVRQTLTSVALVVGPAAAGVLLAAVDSMAVLWITAATSALAAVLTRMLPRRLGQVDSSRAARRPLMRELVDGLLVLGRSRFLLGTTFLVLGLAVALGGLQGLVMPVYFDLISRPELLGLVLTVLAAGMLVGATIYSAVGARLSSRTWLSAGFIATSVGFALMASLLSPAVVFVGAAALGLGNSVVRAVTGVLQVQYVPGALLGRVLSVKMALMTVAAPAGIGLAGVLAELGSPLLAAVSVTGMWIVVLLAVIGMRALRDLDLKEVPDAQQ, from the coding sequence ATGCCACTCGTCGCACTTGCCTACTACGCCTCTCACCTGCTGAGCCTGCTCGGCAACGGCATCGCCTCGGTGGCGCTGCCGCTGATCGTCTTGCAGACCACGGGCAGCCCGCTGGGCATGTCCGCCCTGGCGACCGCGACGGCGGTCCCCTCTGTCGTGGTCGGCCTTCTTAGCGGGGTGATCATCGACCGGATCAACAGGCTTACGGCATCGGTGGTCTCGGATGTCATCTCCGCCGCGGCGATCGCGGCGCTACCGCTCGTGGACATGCTGTGGGGTCTCGACCTCGTGTGGTTCATCGTGTTGGGCATCCTGGGCGCGTTCGGGGACGTGCCCGGCATGACGGCCCGTGAGGTCCTCGCTCCAATGGTGGCCCGGCACGCCGGTCTCGATCTGCGGCGCGTGGTGGGCGTGCGCCAGACCTTGACCTCCGTCGCCTTGGTGGTCGGACCCGCTGCCGCCGGTGTGCTGCTGGCCGCCGTCGACTCCATGGCCGTGCTGTGGATCACGGCGGCGACATCCGCGCTCGCAGCGGTGCTGACCCGGATGCTGCCGCGCCGCCTCGGGCAGGTCGACTCTTCCCGCGCCGCGCGCCGGCCCCTGATGCGGGAGCTCGTGGATGGCCTGCTGGTCTTGGGAAGGAGCCGATTCCTGCTGGGCACGACCTTCCTGGTCCTCGGTCTGGCCGTCGCGCTCGGCGGACTGCAAGGGCTGGTGATGCCGGTGTACTTCGACCTCATCTCCCGTCCCGAACTGCTGGGCCTGGTCCTCACCGTCTTAGCAGCCGGAATGCTGGTCGGAGCGACGATCTACAGCGCCGTCGGAGCCCGGTTGTCGTCGCGGACATGGCTGTCGGCGGGGTTCATCGCCACCTCCGTGGGATTCGCTCTGATGGCCTCCCTCCTCTCCCCGGCGGTAGTGTTCGTCGGGGCGGCAGCCCTGGGACTCGGCAATTCCGTGGTCAGAGCGGTCACCGGTGTCCTGCAGGTCCAGTACGTCCCGGGCGCTCTCCTCGGACGGGTGCTCAGCGTGAAGATGGCCCTAATGACGGTTGCCGCGCCGGCGGGGATCGGGCTGGCAGGTGTGCTCGCAGAGCTCGGCTCGCCACTGCTGGCCGCGGTCAGCGTCACCGGGATGTGGATCGTGGTGCTACTGGCCGTGATCGGTATGCGTGCCCTGCGCGACCTGGACTTGAAGGAGGTGCCCGATGCTCAGCAGTGA
- a CDS encoding alcohol dehydrogenase catalytic domain-containing protein — protein MLAWTTTPDTPGGLTFAPALDPVPLPHEVLVCVEAIAPNPGDLAGLADAPAGTVPAWDGSGVVLEPAADGTGPTAGERVLFLGLSGGWAQRRAVPRAMTAAAPRTSPSSTSPPFPSPPPAPCVPCGGSAPCSADGS, from the coding sequence ATGCTCGCATGGACCACGACCCCCGACACCCCGGGCGGTCTCACGTTCGCCCCGGCTCTCGACCCGGTCCCGCTGCCGCACGAGGTGCTCGTGTGTGTCGAGGCCATCGCCCCGAACCCCGGTGACCTGGCCGGTCTGGCGGACGCTCCTGCGGGAACGGTCCCCGCCTGGGACGGCAGCGGGGTGGTGCTCGAACCGGCCGCCGACGGGACCGGGCCGACGGCGGGGGAGCGGGTGCTCTTCCTCGGTCTCTCCGGCGGCTGGGCGCAGCGCCGGGCGGTGCCGCGGGCCATGACCGCAGCCGCTCCGCGGACGTCCCCTTCGAGCACCTCGCCACCCTTCCCGTCCCCGCCACCAGCGCCCTGCGTGCCGTGCGGCGGCTCGGCTCCATGCTCGGCCGACGGGTCCTGA
- a CDS encoding GAF and ANTAR domain-containing protein, translated as MNSAVPVRQQRESRLLQAFVQVTATLVDDYDIPEMLHQLAGQCVELLDVSTAGILLSDQRGSLQLLASSTEQTRLLELFQLQADEGPCLEAFRSGETVTVADLAGATQRWPTFVPHARQEGFATVHAVPLRLRRQTIGTLNLFNQRPGALGEADARVARALADVATMGILQERAIRHGEVLTEQLQSALNGRITIEQAKGVLAHVGDLDMDQAFQTLRAYARDHDAYLTEVAHRLVGEDRMDPREVLRQCGTITG; from the coding sequence ATGAACAGCGCAGTCCCCGTACGCCAGCAGCGGGAATCGCGGTTGCTGCAGGCGTTCGTACAGGTGACCGCGACGCTGGTCGACGACTACGACATCCCCGAGATGCTGCACCAGCTCGCCGGGCAGTGCGTCGAGCTGCTGGATGTCTCGACGGCCGGGATCCTGCTGAGCGACCAGCGTGGCAGCCTGCAGCTGCTGGCCTCCTCCACCGAGCAGACACGGCTGCTGGAGCTGTTCCAGCTCCAGGCCGACGAGGGCCCGTGCCTGGAGGCCTTCCGCAGCGGTGAAACGGTCACCGTGGCCGATCTGGCTGGCGCCACCCAGCGGTGGCCCACTTTCGTCCCCCACGCGAGGCAGGAGGGGTTCGCAACGGTACACGCGGTCCCGCTGCGCCTGCGCCGGCAAACCATCGGGACGTTGAACCTGTTCAACCAGCGCCCCGGCGCGCTGGGCGAAGCCGATGCGCGCGTCGCACGGGCGCTGGCCGATGTCGCCACCATGGGCATCCTGCAGGAGCGCGCGATCCGCCACGGCGAGGTGCTCACCGAGCAGTTGCAGAGTGCGCTCAACGGCCGTATCACCATCGAGCAGGCCAAAGGGGTGCTCGCCCATGTCGGCGACCTCGACATGGACCAGGCGTTCCAGACGCTGCGCGCCTATGCGCGCGACCACGACGCGTACCTGACCGAGGTGGCCCACCGGTTGGTCGGCGAGGACCGCATGGACCCGCGAGAGGTTCTCAGGCAGTGCGGCACCATCACTGGCTGA
- a CDS encoding GAF and ANTAR domain-containing protein has translation MADASRSSPGSRSVSGSGVPAQALSRVRTDVDTALRDDAGGFEAVAVVGRACVELLGIDGASVSVVASARSRQMLYASDAVSDWIESLQFDFGEGPCYEAFDSRVPVLAPDLAASATASWPVFAAAVTERQVGAIFAFPVLSGAISLGSVDLYRVQPGWLASVQLTTALYLVDIAALALRGISADPVTADNGILSLSRDREQVHQATGMVLAALDVSAASALDRLRGYAFARGCGLEEVAADIVARRLAPTELDS, from the coding sequence GTGGCCGATGCCAGCCGATCGTCCCCGGGAAGCCGCTCGGTGAGCGGCTCCGGGGTTCCCGCGCAAGCGCTGAGCCGTGTGCGGACCGACGTCGACACAGCGCTGCGGGACGATGCCGGCGGTTTCGAGGCGGTCGCGGTGGTGGGGCGGGCCTGTGTGGAACTGCTGGGCATCGACGGCGCTTCCGTCTCGGTGGTTGCCAGCGCGCGAAGCCGCCAGATGCTGTACGCCAGCGACGCTGTCAGCGACTGGATCGAGTCCCTACAGTTCGACTTCGGCGAGGGGCCCTGCTATGAGGCCTTCGATAGCCGCGTCCCCGTGCTCGCCCCCGACCTGGCCGCCTCGGCGACGGCTTCCTGGCCGGTCTTCGCCGCCGCGGTCACCGAGCGGCAGGTGGGCGCGATCTTCGCGTTTCCCGTGCTCAGCGGTGCAATCAGCCTGGGCTCGGTGGATCTGTACCGTGTGCAGCCGGGATGGCTGGCGTCGGTGCAACTGACCACCGCCCTGTACCTGGTGGATATCGCGGCGCTGGCCCTCAGAGGCATTTCGGCCGATCCGGTCACGGCCGATAACGGTATCTTGTCCCTCAGCCGCGATCGTGAGCAGGTGCACCAGGCGACCGGGATGGTCCTGGCCGCGCTTGATGTCTCTGCCGCGAGCGCGCTGGACCGGCTACGCGGCTACGCCTTCGCGCGTGGCTGCGGTCTCGAAGAAGTCGCCGCCGATATCGTCGCCCGCCGCCTGGCACCCACCGAACTCGACAGCTGA
- a CDS encoding GAF and ANTAR domain-containing protein: MDRAVPAGRQRESRLLGTFVEVAATLVDDYDVSEVLHRLAGHCVELLDASTAGILLADQRGNLQVLASSTEQTRRLELFQLQADEGPCLEAFRTGATLTVADLAGATQRWPTFVPHAREAGVAAVHAVPLRLRQETIGTLNLFNQHPGTLGEADAQVAQALADFATTGILQERAIRRGEVLTEQLQAALDSRIAVEQAKGVLAQAGNLDMDQAFHALRAYARDHNARLHEVAQRLAGARLDPRDVLNRRRAGG; the protein is encoded by the coding sequence ATGGACAGGGCAGTTCCTGCGGGTCGGCAGCGGGAGTCCCGCCTGCTGGGGACCTTCGTCGAGGTGGCCGCGACCCTGGTCGACGACTACGACGTCTCCGAAGTACTGCATCGGCTCGCCGGGCACTGCGTCGAGCTGCTTGATGCCTCGACGGCCGGGATCCTGCTGGCCGACCAGCGCGGCAATCTGCAGGTGCTAGCCTCCTCCACCGAGCAGACACGGCGGCTGGAGCTGTTCCAGCTCCAGGCCGACGAAGGCCCGTGCCTGGAAGCCTTCCGCACCGGCGCAACGCTTACCGTGGCCGATCTGGCCGGCGCCACCCAGCGGTGGCCCACTTTCGTCCCCCACGCCCGAGAAGCGGGGGTGGCCGCGGTGCACGCGGTCCCGCTGCGCCTGCGCCAGGAGACCATCGGCACGTTGAACCTGTTCAACCAGCACCCCGGGACGCTGGGCGAAGCCGATGCGCAGGTCGCCCAGGCCCTGGCGGATTTCGCCACGACGGGCATTCTGCAGGAGCGCGCGATCCGCCGCGGCGAGGTCCTAACCGAGCAGCTGCAGGCTGCCCTGGACAGTCGCATCGCCGTCGAACAAGCCAAAGGGGTGCTCGCCCAGGCCGGCAACCTTGACATGGACCAGGCGTTTCACGCACTGCGCGCCTACGCGCGCGATCACAACGCCCGGCTCCACGAGGTCGCCCAGCGCTTGGCCGGCGCCCGGCTCGATCCGCGCGATGTCCTCAACCGCAGGCGCGCCGGCGGCTGA
- a CDS encoding SigB/SigF/SigG family RNA polymerase sigma factor, with translation MITSSTLRSRTEATPRPTSARDGKSDEAYYTRTKELFKELQDAEDHHRRNAVYRELVELHTPVVRRIARQYRRRGESEEDLRQVATVGLIQAIRDFNPDFGKQFISYALPMMTGEVKRHFRDRTWAIRVPRKYQEKRPELNRATAAFEQHHGRSPTVSEIAEMLEMSHDETIELIDASSAYSALSLDVPYGADEEETTLGDTLGEEDHLLETVADRTALRPALDSLTPRDRRIVLLRFAGDKTQAQIAEQVGLSQMHVSRRLSAALANLRTQLNPDV, from the coding sequence ATGATCACATCGAGTACGCTTCGCAGCCGGACAGAGGCCACCCCGCGTCCCACATCCGCCCGGGATGGGAAATCGGATGAGGCCTATTACACCAGGACGAAGGAGCTGTTCAAAGAGCTCCAGGACGCCGAGGATCACCACAGGCGCAACGCGGTCTACCGCGAGCTCGTCGAGCTGCACACACCCGTGGTCCGTCGTATCGCCCGCCAGTACCGACGCAGGGGCGAGTCCGAGGAGGATCTTCGCCAGGTGGCGACGGTCGGGCTGATCCAGGCCATCCGCGACTTCAACCCCGACTTCGGTAAACAGTTCATCTCCTACGCCCTGCCGATGATGACCGGTGAGGTCAAGCGGCACTTCCGCGACCGCACCTGGGCCATCCGCGTACCGCGCAAGTACCAGGAGAAACGCCCCGAGCTCAACCGCGCCACCGCCGCCTTCGAGCAGCACCACGGCCGCTCGCCCACGGTCTCCGAGATCGCCGAGATGCTGGAGATGAGCCACGACGAGACCATTGAGCTCATCGACGCCTCCAGCGCCTACAGCGCTCTCTCGCTCGATGTGCCTTACGGCGCCGACGAGGAGGAGACCACCCTCGGCGACACGCTCGGCGAGGAGGACCACCTCCTGGAGACCGTCGCCGACCGTACAGCGCTGCGTCCCGCGCTGGACTCGCTCACCCCGCGCGACCGCCGCATCGTGCTGCTGCGCTTCGCCGGCGACAAGACCCAGGCGCAAATCGCCGAGCAGGTAGGGCTGTCCCAGATGCATGTCTCCCGCAGGCTCTCGGCCGCCCTGGCCAACCTACGCACACAACTCAACCCGGACGTCTGA